The nucleotide sequence GGTTCTTTCTTTTTTCTTTTCGCTCTGTATTTTCTTTTCTTGGAGGCGCTTTTCTTTTGAAGACCGCGTCGGCTTGGTTTCCAAACGCTCTTTTTCCGGGACAATAGCTTCAGTGATGAATTTTAGAAATTTTTCCACCGCTCTTTCCTTATTCGCCTTTTGCGACCTTTCTTCGCTTGCTCTCACAATCATAATGGAATGTACTTCCTGCCGCGCGCCTTCTTTAAAATCTTCTCTGACTATCCGGCTGGGGTATTGCTCTTTGATTCTATTCTTCTCTTCCTCTGTCAAATCTAATTCGTCAATATCGCAGCGCAATTCCACGGCCGTGCTCACTTTATTGACGTTTTGCCCGCCGGGTCCGGCGCTTTTTTTGTACGCGGTGATTTTATATTTATTTTCCGGAATAAAAACTTCTTCCATAAATTTACTCTAAATTGTTTTTAATTTTTTCCGCCGTTTTTTGCATTTCGCCTTCAGCATAGGGTTTACCGGGCCAGAGATGAAGGCCGTCGTCGGGAAAACGGGGGACGATATGAAAATGCGCGTGCGGGACAATCTGACCAGCTACCCGGCCGTTATTTAACTCCAAATTAAACCCCTGCGCGCCCAGTCCGTTCATAATCGCCTTGGAAATTTTATCAATTACCGGCATCATTTTTGATAAAAGCTCGTTGGGCGTCAGGGAAAAATCGTCATAATGCTCTTTGGGAATAACCAAGGTGTGCCCGGGATTAACGGGATTAATATCCAGGAAAGCGAAAATTTCGTCGTCTTCGTAAACTTTAGCCGAAGGAATTTCGCCTTTGATAATATTGCAAAAGATACAATCGTTCATAAAGTCAAAAATTAATTTATTTTAAACTTGGAATTTGCACCGTCTTTTTCATGCCTTATTTCATCCACTGCTTCTTTTTTATTCTTACCGGCATACAAAGCATCCGGCAAATTAACGTACCAGGCTCCCGATTCCGAAACGCATTTATATCCATGAACAACCCCCGGCGGAACAAGAACCGCCAGCGGATTGCTCTCCCCCACCCGCATTTCCATTTTTTCGCCATAAGTAGAAGAATCTTTTCTCTCGTCCCAAAGATACATCATAAAATCACCTGGACCGAAAAAACAAAAATAATCCGACTGCTTTTTGTGTTCATGCGGCCCGCGCACCGCGCCATTTTCAGAAAACGAAGCATAGGCCATCGCCGGAACAAAATCCATTTCATCATGGCGATAAAGCTCCGCCACCCAGCCTCGCTCATCTTTGAATATTTTTAAATTTTTTATAATCACCCTGTCTATCATAATTAAAAATCTTCTTTAATTATCAGGGTAATAATAGCACTGGCCGCCGAGATAATCAAGACAAAATGGGGATTGAAAAAATTAACAACAAAACCCTTGATAAAAAATTCTAAAATCATCAAAGCCGCCCACAAAATAAAAGAAGCATAAAATAATTCTTCAAAAAATATTTTGACAAATCCCCTATTCATAGAAAAATTTATTTAGAAATTTGGTAAAATTCTCCCGAGAAAATTCACCCCTGTTTATTCTAATTATTATCCCTCGAACGTCAATCGGCTTCTTATCGGCGGTAAGCCCCGGCGCGGAAATAATAAACCTTACTTTTCCTTTTTCTTTTCGGGCGTTATAAAGATTAAAACTGGCTCCTCGCGTCTGCCATTCACTGTTAGACGCCAGCGGTTGGTATCTGGCGATGACAAAATTTAATCCTTCTAAATCCCGGCTGTCCGCCACCCGCCGTTGCCGCGGGTCAAAAAAATTTTTCTCGCTAAAAGACCATAGGCCATCACCTTGAAGCAAAATATCACTTACGGGAACTCTGACCGAAAAATTTCCGGCCGAATTTTTATAATAATACTGAATATGTGTTTTTTCTATGAACAAATTTTCTCCGGTGAAACTCAAAGTTTGACGGCCTTCATCGTGAGTAGTAACGGCCGCCACTTCCCTGCTATTGCCGAATAGCGTCGCATCTTTTTGAGAAGTGACGGTAGAATTTATATTATCGCCGAGATATATTTCCCCGATAAAAGACAGATATTTTTGTCTGGTCTGAATGTCTCTTAAAAAAATATCGTCGCTGGCGGAGATTTCCAGCCGATAAACCCCCTCGGATAAATCGCCGATGTTCAATTTAAGCTGGCGGGGGGTAACCACGACCTCGTTGGCCTCCGAATTGCCATCATCAGTCATTATCCAATTTTTTACTAAATTATTTTCCTCATTATAAAGGTTAACTTCTACTTCGTCAGCGCCAACCGAACGGTTCATATCCTCAAAAGTAAACATAAAATCCAAATCCTCGTCTTTTATGTAGGTGTAAAATTGGTGAGCACCGCGCAGGGAATAATTAAAACTTTGATATCGTTCGCTTGGTTTATAATCCGGCAAACGATAGGGACGCCCCAGCTCATAATAATAAACGCCGATTTTCTCCGCCGCTGGCTGATTCTCCATAAAATCCCCGATGCTCTCGTATTTTTTTTCTTTCTGCCAAAGGCAAACCCCGTCAGCGCAAATTTTCGGCCAGGATAAATCGTCCAATACCTTATTCTGAAGCGGTCGCAAATCATAACCGTTTTTAGTCACCAGACCGAGTTCCAAAATATCTTGCTCGGGATTTTTATAATTTAAAACTATCTCGGCCTTTTTAAAAAAACTCAAAGGAATGTTTGATTCAATATAAATTGGCTCCCCTACAATGGATTGATAAAATTTCCCCGCCTCTTCTTTGATTTCCGAGACCCTCCCCCGCGGTTTTAAAAAAGAAATCCACCCGCTCGGGCGGGAAAAATCAAATTCCGCTTGGAGCGGAGCAAAAATTAAAAGATTACGCTCCGCGAGAAACCCCAAAATCAAAACCGCTACGAGAGTCAACATTATTCTGATATTTTTTCTCGTCTTATCCATTTTATTTTTTCATCAATTTCATTAATTTCGCCCCATTGGGCAAATCTTGATAAGCCGATAAAACCAGATTAAAACGGCTTAATTTTTTATCGTTTAGAAAATTTACATCTTTTTCTGAAAATAAACTATAAACATACACCGGCGCTTTATCTAAAAGAGCCGATAAATTTTCTTCCGTATAATCGTCGGCGATATTTTGGACTACCCGCCTTTCGGGAAATAGAATTTTATCCATATAGCTGGCCACAATTACCGAATCTTCTTCTGTATTTTCAATAATTTTTTCTTTGACCTGCCCGTAAATCTCTAAAGTGTGGCGCACCTGGAAAACACTCTCTTCTGTTTGCCATAAAACAAGACGTGCCGAAGGATAAGCCAGGGCTAAAATAAAAATTACTACTATTAAAATCCGGCTGGCTTTATTTTTTACCAATCCGCCGGCTTTGATTATTAATAATGACACGAAGGGCAAAAGGCCAAGATAAATCGGCAGCCAATAACGGACGTAAGAAGTTCCAATGGTCACAGTGCCGGGGGTCGGGTTATCGTAAAAAAACCAACTCCCATAATAAACTACAAGCCAAGCGGAAATAAAAAACCAAAGCCAGAAAAAAACTTTCTGTTTCTTCTGCCAATCGCGATAACGATAGATAAAAAAACCGAGCCCGGCCAAAAACAACGGAGTAAACCACCAAAAAATTAAAATAAGGTAATTCCAGCAATTTTTAACCATCAGCCGCGGATGAATTCCAAAACGAAAAATAATATCCAACCACGACCCGCTGCCTTGGGTTAAATTGGAAGCAACGTCGCTGCCGAGTTGAGAGTATCCCGTCAGCAAGGCGTTGCCATAAGTAAGATATTGGTAATAAAAAACCGGTACAAGGGATAAAAGCAGCCCGCCAAACCCTAAAACAACATAGGGCCATTTCATTTCCCGCCGATAAATAAAAATAAGCATGGCGGGCGCAATAATCAACCACCAGAATTCGGATAATCTCACGGACAGCGCGAGACCCAAAAAAATCCCAGCGAAAAAATACAAAGACCATTTGGAATCCTTTTTGATTCTAGACATCAAATAAAATCCGCCCAGAAGCAAAGAAATAAATAACACATTCGGCATCATTGTCCGTGAACTCCAATACCACCACGCCGGATGGATAAAAAGAAGCAGTGAGGAAATAAAAGCAATGGTAGAGTTGAAAACTTTGCGTGTCAGGCCGTAAAAAAATAAAACGCCGGCTACGGCCGCGAGTGGAGTAAAATACGTCACCACCTCCAAAGAAAAAATTTTGCCTAACAAACCATAAATCAAAATCAAACCCAAAAAACTTCCCGGTACGATAAACGGCCCGGCCACGTTGGTGCTTCGCGGGTGGACGATATTACCAACCTCTCTG is from Patescibacteria group bacterium and encodes:
- the arfB gene encoding alternative ribosome rescue aminoacyl-tRNA hydrolase ArfB, whose amino-acid sequence is MEEVFIPENKYKITAYKKSAGPGGQNVNKVSTAVELRCDIDELDLTEEEKNRIKEQYPSRIVREDFKEGARQEVHSIMIVRASEERSQKANKERAVEKFLKFITEAIVPEKERLETKPTRSSKEKRLQEKKIQSEKKKERTFDWRKFK
- a CDS encoding HIT family protein is translated as MNDCIFCNIIKGEIPSAKVYEDDEIFAFLDINPVNPGHTLVIPKEHYDDFSLTPNELLSKMMPVIDKISKAIMNGLGAQGFNLELNNGRVAGQIVPHAHFHIVPRFPDDGLHLWPGKPYAEGEMQKTAEKIKNNLE
- a CDS encoding dTDP-4-dehydrorhamnose 3,5-epimerase family protein, which produces MIDRVIIKNLKIFKDERGWVAELYRHDEMDFVPAMAYASFSENGAVRGPHEHKKQSDYFCFFGPGDFMMYLWDERKDSSTYGEKMEMRVGESNPLAVLVPPGVVHGYKCVSESGAWYVNLPDALYAGKNKKEAVDEIRHEKDGANSKFKIN
- a CDS encoding glycosyltransferase family 39 protein, producing MGEAKTNNHKYFLRTLLVLGAVFFFIYSFLPVAGGLIFNSPDENANFIFTKNLIERGDLKIFEPLNREVGNIVHPRSTNVAGPFIVPGSFLGLILIYGLLGKIFSLEVVTYFTPLAAVAGVLFFYGLTRKVFNSTIAFISSLLLFIHPAWWYWSSRTMMPNVLFISLLLGGFYLMSRIKKDSKWSLYFFAGIFLGLALSVRLSEFWWLIIAPAMLIFIYRREMKWPYVVLGFGGLLLSLVPVFYYQYLTYGNALLTGYSQLGSDVASNLTQGSGSWLDIIFRFGIHPRLMVKNCWNYLILIFWWFTPLFLAGLGFFIYRYRDWQKKQKVFFWLWFFISAWLVVYYGSWFFYDNPTPGTVTIGTSYVRYWLPIYLGLLPFVSLLIIKAGGLVKNKASRILIVVIFILALAYPSARLVLWQTEESVFQVRHTLEIYGQVKEKIIENTEEDSVIVASYMDKILFPERRVVQNIADDYTEENLSALLDKAPVYVYSLFSEKDVNFLNDKKLSRFNLVLSAYQDLPNGAKLMKLMKK